Proteins encoded by one window of Polyangiaceae bacterium:
- a CDS encoding radical SAM protein, translating into MSRRRLNVLSKDFFPAYVVWELTLRCDHACTHCGSRASAPRPDELTTEQALEVVAELADMGAREVVLIGGEAYLHSGFLEIVEALARAGIHPTLTTGGRGVDADLAARMQEAGLLQVSVSVDGLRETHDRMRNLKGSFDLATRALIACKGAGIRITANTNINRLNHADLEALFEHLSSLGIVAWQLQLTAPLGRAADRTDLILQPWQLIDLLPRIADLKRLGFERGITLLPGNNLGYFGQEEALLRSPTLGGKDHWAGCQAGRFVLGIESDGAVKGCPSLQTSHYVGGSLKQQKLREIWDDAPELAFTRERGVDALWGFCRECVFAATCLGGCSFTAHSILGRPGNNPYCHFRAKTLAKRGLRERLVPTGPATGLPFDNGAFELVTEPFDAPSPPEPTAEGLVQITRRPQRTN; encoded by the coding sequence ATGAGTCGTCGGCGCCTGAACGTGCTCTCCAAGGACTTCTTTCCGGCCTATGTCGTGTGGGAGCTGACCCTGCGCTGCGACCACGCATGCACTCACTGTGGGTCCCGAGCAAGCGCCCCTCGACCCGACGAGCTAACGACGGAACAGGCGCTCGAAGTGGTCGCAGAGCTGGCCGATATGGGCGCGCGTGAGGTGGTGCTGATTGGAGGCGAAGCTTATCTTCACTCAGGTTTTCTGGAGATCGTCGAAGCGTTGGCTAGGGCGGGAATCCATCCAACACTGACCACCGGAGGTCGCGGTGTCGATGCGGACCTTGCCGCACGGATGCAAGAAGCCGGGCTCTTGCAAGTGAGCGTCAGCGTCGACGGCTTGCGTGAGACCCACGACCGCATGCGAAACCTCAAGGGCAGCTTCGACCTGGCGACGCGCGCTCTGATCGCCTGCAAAGGCGCTGGCATCCGCATCACGGCGAACACCAACATCAACCGCTTGAACCACGCCGACCTCGAGGCGCTCTTCGAGCACCTTTCGTCCCTGGGGATCGTCGCCTGGCAACTCCAGCTGACCGCGCCGCTTGGCCGCGCGGCAGATCGCACGGACCTGATCTTACAGCCGTGGCAGCTGATCGACCTGCTGCCGCGCATCGCCGACCTCAAGCGCCTCGGCTTCGAGCGAGGCATTACGCTGCTACCGGGCAACAACCTGGGGTACTTCGGGCAGGAAGAAGCGCTACTGCGCTCACCCACCCTGGGCGGCAAGGACCATTGGGCGGGCTGTCAGGCCGGGCGCTTCGTGCTTGGAATCGAGTCCGATGGGGCGGTGAAAGGCTGCCCCTCGCTGCAGACGTCTCACTATGTGGGCGGCAGCCTCAAGCAGCAAAAGCTCCGCGAGATCTGGGACGACGCACCGGAACTGGCCTTCACTCGCGAGCGAGGCGTCGACGCCTTGTGGGGGTTCTGCCGAGAGTGCGTGTTCGCTGCGACGTGCCTGGGCGGTTGCTCATTCACCGCACACTCCATCCTCGGAAGACCAGGCAACAATCCCTACTGCCACTTCCGCGCGAAAACGCTTGCCAAACGCGGGCTGAGAGAGCGTCTAGTGCCGACCGGTCCGGCAACGGGGCTGCCGTTCGACAACGGTGCGTTCGA
- a CDS encoding DUF4215 domain-containing protein, with protein sequence MLAFMLTSCEHCAGFLPSGATACPHCERRVSRRARLAMVALSAVSSMTLMACYGAPNDYACDTDHPELTRTPRPLSDGFGADFDPLSCGNASGPTFMFAVHPNEPSKATVRWSNQNSLAIAQLDCEGSTEHACFAPNDTGTSTFEVLGSQIVAISGVDSTQAADTRIWVEFTPTCGDGIQQSYEQCDDGARVNGDGCSEYCYTEGGVGE encoded by the coding sequence ATGCTGGCCTTCATGCTGACGAGCTGCGAGCACTGCGCTGGTTTCCTGCCGTCCGGGGCGACGGCGTGCCCCCACTGCGAACGCCGTGTTTCCCGCAGGGCCCGGCTCGCGATGGTGGCTTTGAGCGCCGTCTCCAGCATGACGCTCATGGCCTGTTACGGCGCGCCAAACGACTACGCGTGCGACACGGACCATCCCGAGCTGACACGAACGCCGAGGCCGTTGAGCGACGGCTTCGGCGCCGACTTCGACCCGCTTTCGTGCGGAAACGCTTCAGGTCCAACCTTCATGTTCGCTGTGCACCCCAACGAACCGAGCAAGGCAACCGTGCGCTGGTCCAACCAGAACAGCCTCGCGATAGCCCAGCTCGACTGTGAGGGCAGCACGGAGCACGCCTGTTTCGCTCCGAACGACACCGGCACTTCGACCTTCGAGGTGCTCGGCTCTCAGATCGTCGCGATCAGCGGCGTCGACTCGACCCAGGCAGCGGACACACGCATCTGGGTCGAGTTCACCCCCACGTGTGGTGACGGTATCCAGCAGTCCTACGAGCAATGCGACGACGGCGCGCGCGTGAACGGTGATGGCTGCTCGGAGTATTGCTACACCGAAGGCGGCGTGGGGGAGTAG
- a CDS encoding class I SAM-dependent methyltransferase: MPELYQSPLFYQRLFGQRVHDVAFYRWLAQGQVKVLELGAGSGRISLPLLEDGVHVRAVERAPEMLRLLEEQAVDLGVRERLTSLCVDFRDFELGERLSLAICPFNALAHLHTEEDLRRTLGHVERHLEPRGALVCDVLRREAHHDAQTTHLTPYFEHPESGVPCRVLETLEFNAETNRLRIQLTLTAMRGPEHVEEHTLDLRFWSADELAAAGDASGLELTNHGNLGDSDLWVLRKP, translated from the coding sequence GTGCCCGAGCTGTATCAGAGCCCGCTCTTCTACCAGCGCTTGTTCGGGCAACGAGTGCACGATGTGGCGTTCTACCGCTGGCTCGCGCAGGGCCAGGTCAAGGTGCTCGAGTTGGGCGCGGGTAGCGGCCGCATCAGCTTGCCGTTGCTGGAAGACGGAGTGCACGTCCGCGCCGTGGAGCGGGCTCCCGAGATGTTACGGCTGCTGGAGGAGCAAGCCGTGGATTTGGGGGTGAGGGAGCGCCTGACGTCGCTGTGCGTCGACTTCCGGGACTTTGAGCTGGGTGAACGACTGAGTCTTGCGATTTGTCCTTTCAACGCGCTCGCTCACTTACACACAGAAGAGGACCTGCGGAGGACGTTGGGGCACGTCGAGCGGCACCTGGAGCCCCGTGGGGCGCTGGTGTGCGATGTACTTCGCCGTGAAGCGCATCACGACGCGCAAACGACGCACCTCACCCCCTACTTCGAACACCCTGAGAGCGGCGTCCCTTGCCGTGTACTGGAAACTCTCGAGTTCAACGCGGAAACAAACCGCCTCAGGATTCAACTCACGCTCACTGCGATGCGTGGCCCCGAGCACGTGGAAGAACACACCCTGGATTTGCGCTTCTGGAGCGCCGATGAGCTCGCAGCTGCAGGGGACGCTTCAGGGCTCGAGCTCACCAACCACGGGAACCTGGGAGATAGTGACCTGTGGGTGTTGCGGAAGCCATGA
- the eno gene encoding phosphopyruvate hydratase, which produces MPEIIDVSAREILDSRGNPTVEAEVQTMSGFGRAAVPSGASTGEHEAVELRDDDKGRYLGKGVKQAVKNVNKVLGPALEGMSALDQTGVDETLLELDGTPNKGKLGANAILAVSMATARAAADTLGLPLWHYLGGVQARVLPTPMMNIINGGAHADNGLEIQEFMVVPLGAASFPKALRAGAEIFHALKKNLSKDGLTTAVGDEGGFAPRLENNTQALERILQAIEAAGYKPGKDVAIALDVASSEFYKNGKYAFGGGEKTSAEMIDIYADLASKYPIVSIEDGLDQNDWDGWKALTEKLGKKLQLVGDDLFVTNPKRLKDGIQKGIANSILIKLNQIGSLTETLDTIRMASHAGYTSVISHRSGETEDSFIADLAVATNAGQIKTGSLSRSDRIAKYNQLLRICDELDDSAIYAGADAFRF; this is translated from the coding sequence ATGCCGGAGATCATCGACGTATCAGCACGAGAAATCCTCGACTCCCGTGGCAACCCCACGGTGGAAGCCGAAGTCCAGACCATGAGCGGTTTCGGCCGCGCTGCGGTGCCGAGCGGTGCCTCCACGGGCGAGCACGAGGCGGTCGAGCTGAGGGACGACGACAAGGGTCGCTACCTCGGTAAGGGCGTGAAGCAGGCAGTCAAGAACGTCAACAAGGTGCTTGGCCCGGCTCTCGAGGGCATGAGCGCTCTCGACCAGACCGGAGTCGACGAGACGTTGCTCGAGCTCGACGGCACGCCGAACAAAGGCAAGCTCGGCGCTAACGCGATCCTCGCGGTTTCGATGGCAACGGCGCGCGCAGCCGCGGACACCCTCGGCTTACCGCTCTGGCACTACCTCGGCGGAGTTCAAGCCCGGGTGCTGCCGACCCCGATGATGAACATCATCAACGGCGGCGCCCACGCCGACAACGGCCTCGAGATCCAAGAGTTCATGGTAGTTCCTCTGGGTGCGGCCAGCTTCCCCAAGGCGCTCCGCGCCGGCGCCGAGATTTTCCACGCGCTAAAGAAGAACCTCTCCAAGGACGGACTCACCACCGCCGTTGGCGATGAAGGCGGCTTCGCACCTCGCCTGGAGAACAACACCCAAGCGCTGGAGCGCATCCTGCAGGCCATCGAGGCAGCGGGCTACAAGCCGGGCAAGGACGTGGCGATCGCCCTCGATGTCGCCTCGAGCGAGTTCTACAAGAACGGCAAGTACGCTTTCGGCGGCGGGGAGAAGACCTCCGCGGAGATGATCGACATCTACGCAGACCTCGCGAGCAAGTACCCGATCGTGAGCATCGAGGATGGCCTCGACCAGAACGACTGGGACGGCTGGAAGGCCCTGACGGAGAAGCTCGGAAAGAAGCTGCAGCTCGTCGGCGATGATCTCTTCGTCACCAACCCGAAGCGCTTGAAGGACGGCATCCAGAAGGGCATCGCCAACTCGATTCTGATCAAGCTGAACCAGATCGGGAGCCTCACGGAAACGCTCGACACCATCCGCATGGCGTCTCACGCGGGGTACACCTCGGTGATCTCCCACCGCTCCGGCGAGACGGAAGATTCGTTCATCGCGGATCTCGCGGTCGCCACGAACGCAGGTCAGATCAAGACCGGCAGTCTCAGCCGTTCCGACCGCATCGCGAAGTACAACCAGCTGCTGCGCATCTGCGATGAGCTCGACGATTCGGCGATCTACGCCGGCGCCGACGCCTTCCGCTTCTGA
- a CDS encoding VWA domain-containing protein has protein sequence MTPKVSVRPILLMALGFLATTGGVTACGDDGRPSGSATGMGGSGSGCQDVDGDQHGVGCAAGPDCNDLDASVFENCPQCTTTGRDGCLCDAEAEGTRVPCGKVTVVINGIESCGYGESLCSGGQWGECIINNTLPPPEAQSSHTLGLGTPDNCVGNPCDPYCMQFDDDSEGLDPGDGGSVIGSDGITNPRAACSAPNPDVCQQFGSCGHGVCNTGSALSVGCDIGASSAWVPLFRDTLEDWSNWSSIGWDIGAAQASACSTLGGAEDPITDHTPGPSNSIGGARLGSCINVFDFAPLNQFYFRGPLLDLSGYTDARLRFFHQLMSTYPFVHGVRILNSHGDPIATVYTAPSPANIDTWQEVTVDLGAFVGQQVRFEFEIHAARLDAADQGIFAPSWSIDDVTLEVVDPTPNSYPALGSCIEDICAARPSCCSGTWDQGCVDLVGCHCLVQDPNLDSCANESAEAELAPIDLYVMLDRSCSMDDYGRWDAVSTALTTFVQDTSSDGVGVGIEYFPYDDTETACTRANYAAPSVNIAPLPANASALALSIANTGPYGWNTPTLPAVRGAVDHARAHQQSSGRRTALVLATDGEPNGCSSDVSSVTSAITAGLSGAEAINTFVIGVGSSAGISNMNAWAAAGGTTHAYVVNNSDVAGFITALNNIRATGFSCSFQIPAPSSGVVDPAQVNVVFHSSGQSDRVITRVTGASSCDANGGWYFDDPAAPTEVVLCPATCDQAEGDASAGVELVFGCQSQTLAGSPGYSPSTFDRTYDAVQACGVDSGLKPVWGLWSWASATPSDSRVRFQIATGASQTELDSASFAPLEFTGDSGTSGTPGTPAVASFALGTENGSLSVASNLTRLGLANGVPFVRLRMLLDPSGDGQSAPTVSAWNLQLSCVPSE, from the coding sequence ATGACTCCCAAGGTTTCAGTTCGTCCCATCCTGCTCATGGCTCTGGGCTTCCTTGCGACCACTGGCGGCGTGACCGCGTGTGGTGATGACGGACGCCCAAGTGGATCCGCCACTGGTATGGGTGGAAGCGGAAGTGGCTGCCAAGACGTTGATGGCGACCAGCACGGAGTCGGTTGCGCCGCGGGCCCCGACTGCAACGACCTGGATGCCAGCGTCTTCGAGAACTGTCCGCAGTGCACGACCACGGGTCGCGATGGCTGCTTGTGCGACGCTGAAGCGGAAGGCACCCGAGTTCCGTGTGGCAAAGTCACGGTGGTGATCAATGGCATCGAGAGCTGCGGCTACGGAGAGTCGTTGTGCAGTGGCGGGCAGTGGGGCGAGTGCATCATCAACAACACGCTGCCACCACCGGAGGCGCAAAGCTCCCACACCCTAGGCTTGGGGACGCCTGACAATTGCGTGGGTAACCCGTGTGATCCTTACTGCATGCAGTTCGACGACGACTCCGAAGGGCTTGACCCCGGAGACGGCGGGAGCGTGATTGGTAGTGACGGCATCACCAACCCGCGCGCAGCTTGCTCAGCGCCCAACCCAGATGTCTGTCAGCAGTTCGGAAGCTGTGGGCACGGTGTCTGCAACACGGGCAGCGCGCTGAGCGTCGGCTGTGACATCGGCGCCTCAAGCGCGTGGGTGCCGCTCTTCCGCGACACCCTCGAGGATTGGTCCAACTGGAGCTCCATCGGCTGGGATATCGGGGCGGCACAGGCGTCCGCCTGTTCCACACTTGGCGGCGCAGAAGATCCAATCACGGACCACACTCCAGGACCGTCGAACTCGATCGGCGGCGCACGCCTCGGAAGCTGCATCAACGTCTTCGACTTTGCGCCCCTCAACCAGTTCTACTTCCGCGGCCCCCTGCTCGACCTGAGTGGCTACACCGACGCGCGCCTGCGTTTCTTCCATCAGCTGATGAGCACCTACCCATTCGTTCATGGGGTGCGCATTCTGAACTCCCATGGGGATCCGATCGCCACGGTGTATACGGCACCAAGCCCGGCCAACATCGATACCTGGCAAGAAGTAACCGTCGACCTGGGCGCTTTCGTTGGACAGCAGGTCCGCTTCGAATTCGAAATCCACGCGGCAAGGTTAGACGCAGCCGACCAAGGGATCTTCGCGCCTTCCTGGTCGATCGACGATGTAACGCTCGAGGTGGTGGACCCAACGCCGAACAGCTATCCGGCACTTGGAAGCTGCATCGAAGACATCTGCGCCGCGCGCCCCAGCTGTTGCAGCGGCACCTGGGACCAAGGCTGCGTAGACCTGGTCGGCTGCCACTGCCTGGTACAGGACCCAAACCTCGATAGCTGTGCCAACGAGTCCGCCGAGGCTGAGCTGGCTCCAATCGATCTGTATGTGATGCTCGACCGCTCCTGTTCGATGGACGACTACGGGCGCTGGGACGCCGTAAGTACGGCGCTGACGACCTTTGTCCAGGACACGAGCTCCGATGGCGTCGGCGTCGGCATCGAGTACTTCCCCTATGACGACACGGAAACCGCCTGTACCCGCGCCAACTACGCCGCACCATCGGTCAACATCGCGCCGCTCCCTGCCAACGCGAGCGCCTTGGCGCTCTCGATTGCCAACACAGGACCCTACGGCTGGAATACTCCGACGCTCCCCGCCGTGCGGGGCGCCGTGGACCATGCGCGAGCCCACCAGCAAAGCAGCGGACGCCGCACGGCCCTCGTGTTGGCGACGGATGGCGAGCCGAACGGCTGCTCCTCCGACGTCTCGAGCGTGACGTCAGCGATCACCGCAGGTCTGAGCGGTGCTGAAGCGATCAACACCTTCGTGATCGGCGTTGGCAGTTCCGCGGGGATTAGCAACATGAACGCGTGGGCCGCGGCCGGTGGCACCACACACGCGTACGTCGTGAACAACAGCGACGTTGCTGGCTTCATCACGGCCCTCAACAACATCCGCGCGACGGGCTTCAGCTGCAGCTTCCAGATCCCGGCGCCAAGCAGCGGCGTCGTCGATCCAGCACAGGTGAACGTCGTGTTTCACTCGAGCGGTCAGTCGGACCGAGTCATCACACGCGTGACGGGAGCGAGCAGCTGCGATGCCAACGGTGGCTGGTACTTCGACGATCCAGCCGCGCCAACCGAGGTCGTGCTGTGCCCAGCAACCTGCGACCAGGCTGAAGGCGATGCTAGCGCGGGCGTTGAGCTAGTGTTCGGCTGCCAATCTCAGACGCTCGCCGGTTCCCCGGGGTACAGTCCATCAACGTTTGATCGCACTTACGACGCCGTCCAGGCGTGCGGCGTGGACTCCGGTTTGAAGCCGGTGTGGGGACTCTGGTCGTGGGCCAGCGCTACACCAAGCGACTCACGGGTACGCTTCCAGATCGCAACTGGCGCCAGTCAAACAGAGCTGGACTCCGCCAGCTTTGCGCCGCTCGAGTTCACGGGTGACAGCGGCACCAGTGGGACCCCAGGCACACCTGCGGTGGCCTCCTTCGCCCTTGGTACCGAGAATGGTTCGCTAAGCGTTGCGAGCAACCTCACCCGGCTTGGGCTGGCGAACGGAGTGCCGTTCGTTCGCCTCCGCATGCTCCTGGATCCGAGCGGCGACGGGCAGTCCGCTCCCACCGTCAGCGCATGGAACCTGCAGCTGAGCTGCGTTCCCTCGGAATAG
- a CDS encoding VWA domain-containing protein, with amino-acid sequence MSELPHTSETASGRTAWASRIQRLVMPLGLMAIGASAVLVAPAGCSGEDPLGTVGDGGSGGGATCDDADGDGFGDGCLSGRDCNDSDPNSTNECYYCDMPGREGCPCPADSDGERAACGKVEAVINDQVACGFGESVCSDGTWGECVINNTSLVQKPSAGAMNLGSAQSCVGNVCDPYCKEFNDDANGVDPGPGGVITGPGGVTVPGAACPAPPADVCQVFGTCSHSVCTTGAALPVGCDNTNSVVGWEDVFIEHFANNNQGWLWDSPWEIGSASSSGCGSVGNDPGTDHSSGGNNGVAGLNIGGCVYGWEIWYYGDPYLLSPPIDLTPHNAADLTFWQHLHHDWPVDGDVLVYSDPGLNYLGRVYAPASSYNSSNWEKVTVDLSAYAGQAIRLAFRTFTHSTDYSYWFEESPGWSLDDIRVRGYNPTQVSTANLGNCIQSICNDRPSCCSGNWDSLCADLAGCYCTVSDPSLSSCANDSAQAQLAPVDLYVMLDRSCSMNGTPWNTVTGALTTFINDSYSSGIGMGIEYFGNGSSSYCSSSNYANPNVNIGLLPGNAASLTSSISGTGVGGNTPTKPAIDGAISRAITNQSNTGRKTVVVLATDGLPNDCSSTVSNVQTSIANGFNGSSKINTFVIGVGTGAGVTNMNNWANAGGTTQAIVVAANDAQGFIDALTAIRNQGVSCTFDIPTPTSGTIDPAQVNVVYTKGNGSGTSAILKVTNAAACGANGGWYFDNNTNPTKVTLCPTTCSTVSADPYAQIEVVFGCLSQQAPGNPGYSSGYFDRDYDATFCGAGTKPVWGLWSWSATTPSDSRVEFQVAAASTAAGLNSATFYPVRFTNPPGPSGLAGTQAIARSTPTNTQSGSANLTEALVAAGVPQQSPFVRIRMNLHPSTDGGSAPSVQAWNQQVSCVPSE; translated from the coding sequence ATGAGCGAACTGCCGCATACATCGGAGACGGCCTCTGGCCGAACAGCTTGGGCATCCAGGATCCAGCGCCTCGTGATGCCGCTTGGTCTGATGGCAATCGGTGCATCGGCGGTTCTGGTCGCTCCTGCTGGTTGCTCCGGCGAGGACCCGCTGGGTACTGTTGGCGATGGCGGTTCGGGCGGCGGAGCGACCTGCGACGACGCGGACGGCGACGGGTTCGGCGACGGTTGCTTGTCGGGGCGTGACTGCAACGACAGCGACCCGAACAGCACGAACGAGTGTTACTACTGCGACATGCCCGGGCGCGAGGGGTGCCCTTGCCCCGCGGATTCAGACGGCGAGCGCGCTGCGTGCGGCAAAGTCGAGGCGGTGATCAACGATCAGGTCGCGTGCGGCTTCGGCGAGTCGGTGTGCAGCGACGGCACGTGGGGCGAGTGCGTGATCAACAACACGAGCCTCGTCCAGAAGCCGAGCGCCGGCGCGATGAACCTGGGCAGCGCCCAGAGCTGCGTGGGGAACGTCTGCGATCCTTACTGCAAGGAGTTCAACGACGACGCGAACGGTGTCGACCCCGGGCCTGGCGGAGTCATCACCGGCCCCGGCGGAGTCACCGTGCCCGGCGCGGCGTGTCCAGCTCCTCCCGCCGACGTCTGCCAGGTGTTCGGTACTTGCTCACACTCGGTCTGCACCACCGGCGCGGCGCTACCTGTCGGATGCGATAACACGAACAGCGTGGTCGGCTGGGAGGATGTGTTCATCGAGCACTTCGCCAACAATAACCAGGGTTGGCTCTGGGACTCGCCATGGGAGATTGGCTCAGCCTCTTCGAGCGGTTGCGGTTCCGTGGGGAACGATCCTGGCACGGATCACAGCTCGGGTGGCAACAACGGCGTCGCTGGTTTGAACATCGGCGGCTGCGTGTACGGGTGGGAGATCTGGTACTACGGCGACCCCTACCTGCTGAGCCCGCCCATCGATCTGACGCCGCACAACGCGGCCGATCTGACCTTCTGGCAGCACTTGCATCACGACTGGCCCGTGGACGGTGACGTGCTCGTGTACAGCGACCCGGGGCTCAACTACCTGGGCCGTGTTTACGCTCCCGCGTCGAGCTACAACAGCTCCAACTGGGAGAAGGTGACTGTCGACCTAAGCGCGTACGCCGGACAGGCGATCCGCCTGGCCTTCCGCACCTTCACGCACAGCACCGACTACAGCTACTGGTTCGAGGAGAGCCCTGGTTGGTCGCTGGATGACATCAGGGTGCGTGGCTACAACCCCACCCAGGTCAGCACCGCAAACCTCGGCAACTGCATTCAGTCCATCTGCAACGACCGGCCCTCGTGCTGCAGTGGCAACTGGGACTCGCTGTGCGCGGACCTCGCTGGCTGCTACTGCACGGTCAGCGACCCTAGCCTGTCATCCTGCGCAAACGACTCGGCGCAGGCGCAGCTCGCTCCGGTCGACCTCTACGTGATGCTCGACCGCTCGTGCTCGATGAACGGCACACCTTGGAACACGGTCACCGGCGCGCTGACCACGTTCATCAATGACTCCTACTCGAGCGGCATCGGCATGGGCATCGAGTACTTCGGAAACGGCAGTAGCTCCTACTGCAGCAGCAGCAACTACGCGAACCCGAACGTCAACATCGGGCTGCTGCCAGGTAACGCTGCCTCGCTGACGAGCTCGATCTCCGGCACCGGCGTAGGCGGTAACACGCCGACGAAACCCGCCATCGATGGCGCGATCAGCCGCGCGATCACGAACCAGAGCAACACCGGCCGCAAGACGGTGGTGGTGCTTGCAACCGACGGTCTGCCCAACGACTGCAGCTCGACAGTGAGCAACGTGCAGACGTCGATCGCCAACGGGTTCAATGGCTCTTCGAAAATCAACACCTTCGTGATCGGCGTTGGGACCGGCGCAGGTGTCACCAACATGAACAACTGGGCGAACGCGGGCGGTACCACCCAGGCAATCGTCGTTGCGGCGAACGACGCGCAAGGCTTCATCGACGCGCTGACAGCGATTCGGAATCAGGGGGTGAGCTGCACCTTCGACATCCCAACCCCAACGTCTGGCACCATCGACCCTGCGCAGGTCAACGTCGTCTACACGAAGGGCAACGGCAGTGGTACCTCGGCGATCCTGAAGGTAACCAATGCTGCGGCCTGCGGCGCCAACGGCGGTTGGTACTTCGACAACAACACCAACCCAACGAAGGTCACGCTCTGCCCCACGACGTGTAGCACTGTCTCGGCAGACCCATACGCCCAGATCGAGGTGGTGTTCGGCTGTCTCTCGCAGCAAGCCCCGGGCAACCCTGGGTACTCGTCGGGCTACTTCGATCGGGACTACGACGCGACCTTCTGCGGAGCGGGAACCAAGCCGGTGTGGGGCCTCTGGTCATGGTCGGCGACCACACCCTCTGATTCCCGTGTGGAATTTCAGGTGGCCGCAGCCAGCACCGCGGCGGGCCTCAATAGCGCGACGTTCTATCCTGTCAGGTTCACGAACCCACCGGGCCCGTCGGGCTTGGCGGGCACGCAGGCCATCGCGCGCAGCACGCCAACCAACACCCAGAGCGGCTCGGCCAATCTCACCGAAGCGCTGGTCGCCGCGGGCGTGCCCCAACAGAGCCCGTTCGTTCGCATCCGCATGAACCTGCATCCATCGACGGACGGAGGTAGCGCGCCTTCAGTCCAGGCTTGGAATCAGCAAGTCAGCTGCGTTCCGTCCGAATAG
- a CDS encoding VWA domain-containing protein, with the protein MATSSGRPRLVRLVSLCSLALAVGLAGACSGADEAPDTGVTGGSGGAQGGSAGNAGGASGGSAGNGAGGSGGFLDAGGSDALDPDAACGLVTERAQAFPLNLYIMLDKSASMSGYKWDAVKDGITAFVNDADSAGLKVALNFFPRSGPASCDQTLFKEPSVSFAELPGNAQPIIDALTAEGPNGIGTTTYPALGGAILKGIENGQNDSTTKNAVLLVTDGNPQWPSQPPPTCGSTDNPESTADIARLAAAGYGFSPSVTTFVVGLDGVQTTFANAVAAAGGSGQAILISSTNAAQEFKDALKKVRGQALPCEYALPSDVEDGKIAYDQVNVIYTPGSGGQQTLLQTDDCNAGGGWYYDDPNMPTQILLCPSACEQVKADFEAGLDILLGCKTERVK; encoded by the coding sequence ATGGCTACGAGCTCTGGTCGTCCGAGGTTGGTGCGCTTGGTCTCGCTCTGCTCGCTCGCTCTTGCAGTGGGACTCGCGGGCGCATGCTCCGGTGCGGACGAGGCCCCCGACACCGGCGTCACGGGTGGGAGCGGTGGCGCGCAAGGTGGCAGCGCGGGCAACGCAGGCGGCGCGAGCGGCGGCAGCGCTGGCAACGGAGCGGGTGGTTCCGGCGGCTTCTTGGATGCAGGGGGGAGCGACGCGTTGGATCCCGACGCGGCGTGCGGCTTGGTCACCGAGCGCGCCCAAGCGTTCCCGTTGAACCTCTACATCATGCTCGACAAGTCCGCATCCATGTCCGGCTATAAGTGGGACGCGGTGAAGGACGGCATCACCGCGTTCGTGAACGACGCTGACTCCGCCGGGCTCAAGGTCGCGCTGAATTTCTTCCCGCGCTCCGGCCCCGCAAGTTGCGATCAGACCCTGTTCAAGGAGCCGTCCGTCAGCTTTGCAGAGCTGCCAGGCAACGCTCAGCCGATCATCGACGCGCTGACCGCTGAGGGGCCGAATGGGATCGGCACAACGACTTATCCGGCGCTGGGTGGGGCGATTCTGAAGGGCATCGAGAACGGTCAGAATGATTCCACGACGAAAAACGCCGTGCTGCTCGTCACCGACGGCAACCCCCAGTGGCCAAGCCAACCGCCTCCGACGTGTGGCAGCACCGACAACCCAGAGTCGACCGCGGACATCGCGAGGCTGGCTGCCGCCGGCTATGGCTTCAGCCCCTCGGTGACGACCTTCGTGGTGGGATTGGACGGCGTACAAACCACGTTTGCGAACGCGGTGGCTGCGGCTGGCGGCTCAGGCCAGGCGATCTTGATCAGCAGCACGAATGCCGCTCAAGAGTTCAAGGACGCGCTGAAGAAGGTGCGCGGCCAGGCGTTGCCGTGCGAATACGCGCTGCCAAGCGACGTTGAGGATGGGAAAATTGCCTACGATCAGGTCAATGTGATCTACACGCCGGGCAGTGGCGGTCAGCAAACGCTACTGCAAACCGACGACTGCAACGCGGGCGGCGGCTGGTACTACGACGATCCCAATATGCCGACCCAAATCTTGCTCTGCCCCAGCGCCTGCGAGCAGGTGAAGGCGGACTTCGAAGCGGGGCTCGACATTTTGCTGGGGTGTAAGACCGAGCGCGTGAAGTAG